The sequence AACCGAAAGATACATTTGAACACGACCCATCTGAATCTATTGATGAATTTAATAAATCATCGGCCACATCTGGTGATATTTGGCCTGGCCTTTCAGCTTATGATAATAGCCCCAGATCACCCCATAGTCCTTCACCAATTGCTACACCACCTAGTCAGAGTTCATCTTGCTCTGATGCCCCCATGCTCAGTACAGTACACTCTGCAAAAAACACCCCCTCTCAGCATTCACATTCCATTCAGCATAGTCCTGAAAGATCTGGGTCTGGTTCTGTTGGAAATGGATCAAGTAGATACAGTCCTTCTCAGAATAGTCCAATTCATCACATACCTTCACGAAGAAGCCCTGCAAAGACAATCACACCACAGAATGCTCCAAGAGATGAGGCTAGGGGACGTTCCTCATTTTATCCTGATGGTGGAGATCAGGAAACTGCAAAgacaggaaaattcttaaaaaggtaaagagttaagagaatttagATCATAATAGTAATATTTCTCTGAATTCTGTTCAGATGTGTGTTTTCAAATTGCATTGTGATgtgtatttaagtatttttagtcgtgactttttataaaataattccaaGTTCATTGTAAAGTGTTTTAATGTTTATGAAGCTAATTCATACTCTTCATTTCATCCATTTTTTAAGTGCAGAATTAAGAATGTAAATGAGAAGTTGAGTAGCATAAAGCATAACTAATGGTTAATCTGTAAAAATTGTAAAAGCTTACAGAGATTAATTTTATAAGTGTTAAAGCATTGAAAGCTTATTTTGTCATCTTCATCATTATAATGTGACCTACATAAAATAATGCagttatatatttttgtgtgGTAGTATTAATAGTCCAGCTGccaatttttaataaatcttcCTGACTGTAGAAAAGATAATAAATGGTATTTCTTAGTGACTCTAGTGACATTTTAGAGAGATGCTTGGTCTAAATGCTAATTTTAAGCATTGCTAAAGGTTCCTTAATGAGAATGGATTGCTAAGGTAATGTGGTTGGTTTTAAGTGAGGAAATACAGCAAGCTTGCTGTTTATGGTTTAGTGCTTCCCaacctaaaattaattttttattgaattgatATGTAGTTTCTACTTAATATTGCCAGAAATCATTTTCTACTGAAAAGTATATACATGAATTATTTTGTGATTTAGATAGAATAGTAATATCTAATACTAATTACTTTGAAGTCCACTTTTTTGAACTCTTATTTATATTAGTAAATATGTTAAAGAGTGAAATTTTGAGTGGTAGCATAAGTAGAattcaaatagataaatatattaaatagataaGTATATTTTAAGTGTCAAATAGATAAGTGTATTACAGATAAGTTTTTAGTGGTTCTTAGTCTCAAAAATTAAGCTCTGAAAATTTGGATTTGTTAGTGCAGAATTGTGAACTATCAGCACATAGAACAAGTTTTTGAGAATggctttactttttttaaacttcagaagTCTTAATatgtgcatttatttaaaaactcagCACATAAGCTTTATGGATGCTTTTAATGCTTTCTATAAGTGGAAtatgaaaaaaagcaattttcagtaggatttttttcctcttattactGGCCCTGTGATATTGGGAAGCACAGTTAAGTATGTAAGTGGTCCAGAATGAATGCAATCCAGAGTTACCATCCTCTTCTTTGCTTATTCACAGGTTCACAGATGAAGAGTCTAGAGTATTCCTGCTTGATAGGGGTAATACCAGGGATAAAGAGGCTTCAAAGGAGAAAGGATCAGAGAaagggagggcagagggagaatGGGAAGATCAGGAAGTTCTAGATTacttcagtgataaagaatctggaaaacaaaagtttaatgattcagaaggggatgacacagaggagacagaggattACAGACAGTTCAGGAAGTCAGTTCTTGCAGATCAGGGTAAAAATTTTGCTACTACGTCTCACCGGAATACTGAGGAGGAAGGACCCAAGTACAAGTCCAAAGTTTCATTGAAAGGCAATAGAGAAAGTGATggatttagagaagaaaaaaattacaaacttaAAGAGACTGGATATGTAGTGGAAAGGCCTAGCACTGCAAAAGATAAGCACAAGGAAGACGACAAAAATTCTGAGAGAATAACAGTAAAGAAAGAAACTCAGTCACCTGAGCAGGTAAAGTCTGAAAAGCTCAAAGACCTCTTTGATTACAGTCCCCCTCTACACAAGAATCTGGATGCACGAGAAAAGTCTACCTTCAGAGAAGAGAGCCCACTTAGGATCAAAATGATAGCCAGTGATTCTCATCGTCCTGAAGTCAAGCTCAAAATGGCACCTGTTCCTCTTGATGATTCTAACAGGTAATCCACATTGCTCCCCAATAAATAATCTGTGGGTGGTTAGTTAATAATCCAGTTAATTATCTTATTTTCTGACCATTCTTCCCATTTTCATATTCAAACCAATGGTATATTTTGTTTGTATGTGTCTGTTTGTTACCGATATGCTCCAGACCTGCCTCCTTGACTAAAGACAGACTGCTTGCTAGTACACTTGTCCATTCTGTCAAGAAGGAGCAAGAATTCCGATCCATCTTTGACCACATTAAGTTGCCACAGGCCAGCAAAAGCACATCTGAGTCATTTATTCAACACATTGTGTCCTTGGTTCATCATGTTAAAGGTATGTTTAGTATtgtgaattatatttttcttgcaagtaaaaaaaaattaacagctgTGCATAATAATAACACACCCTAGGGCTCTATGTAGACTATTAAAATTTTGTATAAATAGCACTTCATAAATGAGATGTGTCTTGTTAACATTAACACCTATTTAAGaaagtgatttttaatatttaataagtgTAAGTAAAATTGAAACATACCCTGAAAATCTGTATCAtgataaaaaatgatacagatttaTACAGTGCTGAAAGTCTTTTTGAAATATGCCATAATACTGTCTTTGAAGTTCAGAGTGCTTGCAGATTATCTTTGCATTCATAACACTTGTATTAATGTACTCTTGGCATAGACTTACAACAAAGTGGTGCAATGTTGTTACTATTatgaagaatttctttttaacctttaaaGAAACTTGAAaccagtggggaggggaaaacagtctttctgtgttaattttgtattacttaatttgttataatattttacttttttatatgaTAAATCAGAAAACTTTTATTAGGatttttaaagggggaaaaaagttcaagaaatttaaaagtatgCAAGGTAAGTAGCGATAATGTGAATAGTGAGTGACTAAGGATAATAATGACGACATTCCTATGAGGTCCTGGGGATGATGAAGGATGTTCTTTTCAACTGAAGTAGTGATGTTCTCTTTTCACCAGTGTCTAATTTTAGTTCCAGAGTTACTAATAATTCTCAAAGATTTTAGTTTGTGACTTTTTGGGCAAAtagatgttattattttatttttgtgtttgaaaGGGAGTTTACCTTGACATAGGTTTCTTACCCAGGAATCTCCGTGGCTGTTGCTCTGAAAAGCCGTTTTTGATAAGTTTGTCTTTGGACCTGAGAAAAACTCATAGCTGAAACTTGTCACTCAGGAATTCTTCATGCACTTATTTCAAAATAGTGAAGAGttaatgaatttcttttttactgtAGTTATTTAAACATAGTAACAAAAGAGTTTTGCTATTTGGCTATAACTAGGTTTATGAACCAATTTGTGACCATATTACTGTGGTGCATAGAACATGAAGCattaacatttttccttttttcacttttttttttttacctgtctCTACATTTTACAGTTTATTGCTGAATTTTGAGATCAGGTTTtgataaatttttcctttttcctttttttttttttaaagaaaagaactgtaGTAATGTTTCATTATTGGTATTGTGCAACCGATCTGAACAGCTCTTACTTCCTATAGAGCTGAAAATGCCCagtgatgttttctttttcattgtaacTAGGTCCTGGAATATGTTTTGAAATGGCAAATCCATGTTTCAAAGTAAAATAGCTGTTGAAAGATACAGGCAAAGTTGAATCTTCTGTCTTCCTGGCAAAAATGGCATAAAAACTGAGTTGCTAGCTCAAATTCCTGGGTTTCATGGAATTATGATTGAGGCACTACCCTGGTAGTGGCCATTTCAAGTTTTAATGATTGGTTATGAGACATGTGCTGGATATTGGGCGGTAAGTTGACACAGATGTATGTTGACCTGTTAAGCAGATAGCTTGCTTCGTAATGTAACATTTCATGACTTTATACGTCTTTTCTATATTACATCAACAGCATATCTTgaaatggtttaaaaaagaattggTGTTGAtattactaattttaaaattgttaaaagacAAGACAGTAATATCAAATGTACTGTCAGGTTTGCCAAGATGCCAGATTTTTGGAGTAATTAGTGTTAATtgatgtaaaaaatatttttccaattgaAGTGCCAGTATTCAGTTTTTTCTTAAATCCAGGTTTTGTTAACAACATAGTTATTGCTGAAATAATTTTGTTAGTTTATTAAAACAAGCTTTGCaagttattttagtatttttttgctttctgcaaaTGATTACTTGAAGTTAGCTTCATTGGTTCACATTGGCAAGGCTTAAGGACATTCACGTATTGCTTTTTGTTTACTTGAGGAAGTGTAGTGTGTTATTGAAATTGAATTAGAGACTCTTGATTTAGTATATTTATTGTTCTTGGATTATATGTAATATTGACAGAGACCTGTGAGGAACTTTGCATCAGTTACCTGTTGAGGTACAAGAAGTTACATGGGCCAGGGTAGGAGTTCTTTGTAACACTTGATTCTCTTCTACTAGGTGTcttgagtatttttattttctattcaccTGCTATATGCCCTTCTGTCACAATTGAAAATTCCTCTTAAGGTAAAGGTAACTAATTGGGCAGTGTTTCTCCTAAATCAACAGAGCAATACTTCAAATCATCTTCAATGACCCTAAACGAGAGGTTCACGTCGTATCAGAAAGCCACTGAAGAACATAGTGCCAGGCAAAAGAGCCCTGAGATACACAGGTATGTATGCTGGGCATGTGAAAGTGTTGTTTTGCTGGGAAGACACTGTTAGACAAGTTCATGTTGAAATTATAGATAAGATACATCAAACTACATGGGTATCATGACTCAAATGAAAGTTTGTAATttacaatttctttttaattttcagtttatttggttAAAACTGGTTGTTAGAACTTAAAATACTCACTCTTATCACTTCCCAGTATGGAATTAAATAGTTACCAATTTGTCTTTTGGGAGGGGGTTGGATGCCTAGAGTAAGTAAACTTTGAGTTTTGTTCACTTCCAGTaagtttgtaaaataaaaatgcttggtGAGATAAAATTGTTCCTTGTGAAAAGATCATGAGTTTGAAGTCAGATATGTTCAATTCCTTGTTCTCACTTAATTGCATTGTGATAAAAACGTTATTtaatctctgaatttttttttttccatctacaaataagaataacaaataaaatatccTGTTTTGcaggatgatggtgagagttagTATTAATTGTAAAGTATCTAATTCAGTGCTTAATACATAGTAGGTATGGTTTTGGTGGTCACTGCTGAAgaggcactgggaagactcaACTGACAGTAGCTTAAGAATGCAAGGAGAGGCACAGAGCAAAACTAGAGATACTGAGTGTGTAAAAAGATCGGAGATCACTTAAGAACGAATAATCCTACTTGTGTATTCGTTGATACTGGTGTATTATAATCACATGCTGATACTTACATGataatattcattttaatcaaaaaaggtttttcttttttgatgattaaAGTAAGCTTGATGTCTTAAAAGATCAGGCTTCATTTGTGGACAAATAATTGGaggcattttaatttatttttaataaattcatttttatttcttaattatctATTAGGAATTAGATTAATAATCTTGCTATACTAAATTTAGTCTACTGGGAGAGAAACAACTGTCTGGTATTCCCTTTacaaaaatggacaaattttaggaATTTGTGGAATCATAAAATCAATGTGACTacaaatagactttattttacaTTAAGGAGAATTGACATCTCTCCAAGTGCCCTGAGGAAGCATACCCGTTTAGCAGGGGAAGAGagagtttttaaagaagaaaatcaaaaggtATGTTTTGAatgcactttttcttttccatgttaacTTCTGGTTAGTTAATGATATTGTTCTAATAAGCAGTTTGTCTAGGCAAAATGTTTATAGACATCATCTATTTATAActtgtaaatgtattttttatatatatatatatgtatctgtggtAGTGTGTATCTAGTGTTGCTTCCTAGACAAAATTAAGCTCACCCTTTACTATATGTTAAACCTAGAATAACTATTTTAAATgctaatgaaaggaaaaaactatttctaagaaaaaggcaaagaatcAGTGAGTAAACAGGAAAATTATAACAGCAAAGATACACATTATATAAAGGTTTCTCTTAGAGGTGAAATGGGTGATCCAGAATAAATATTCCTTCATTTATGTGTGCCTAAATTAATATCTTTAGGTTCTTCAAAGAGAGAACAAGAAGTAATCGCCATGCTACTGGGTGTTTTTGATCTGGACTAGGAAATAAGCATTCTAAAAACTGGTTTACAAATGAACACTTGCAATAAAAACTGTGTTACTATTGGAATATTTGTAGATTTGGGGGAAGAATGCTTTTAAACTTGAGAAAGGAGTCTGAATGACTGGCGTTGGGGTCGGGCGACTCTTAAGAATGGAATTCAGTCATTAAGGGGACTCTGTCATTGATAATTTGAAATTGATATTTTCTAGGTACATTAGTCTATATGACAGGCCATAACATTTCTAGTTGAAATGTGGAGCAAGGTTAAAAGGGAGCAACTGTCTGTTGTAATGAAAAGGTTAGGGACTTGGAACGGTATTACTTGGTTCCAATTGTGGCCATTACTGAGTACTATCTTGATAATAGGAATGTGATTAGCTTTTTGGATGTCGGTTTTctaataagaaaaatgagaatacATCTGTTTTGCAGAGTTGAATAACTGGGCTGTTATAACATTGGCACTTTTATTACTAGAAGCTGTTACTAAGGGTTTTCATTTATAAGCTTTTTAATTAGGCATGctgttaatttattaaataagatatttagAGCTTAGAAAGTGGTTTCTTTGCACGGGGCACATTGATTTTGGTAAAGCAGATTCTGAGAAGTGAATGCTAATTTTGGCTTCTATTTTCAATATCTTGGGTTCAATGTTGGTTAATTTTGTTTTGCCTACAATTCAGTCTATTCTTATACTCTGACGGAGTGAgtgtctttcttctctcttcattATTCAGACCAGATTTTGACCTAGAGGAGGGAAAATAGTGATAACTAATGGAAGGATAAGAGGAAAAGACATTGCTTTTTATCCTTTATCTTCCTATCTGAATGAACAATTAACATACATGTAATAGTGTGTAGTTTACATATATAGTTTGGTGTTTACAAAGTACTTCCACCTACACTGTTACCCATGGACTTGGCAATAGCATATTACTAGGTAAATAGGAAGGATTTTGCTCTTGAGTAGATTTTTCTCATAACTGTGGGAGCAAATAGGTGAGTAGTTGATACCATTTGGACATATACTTCCAGTTTTAGGAATGTTTATGAACATTGTAGCTAGACTTCCCAGAGTAAGTACTTCTTATTGTTGAATACTAGCAAGGATGTCCACATTGCTTAGCATCTTACtgatgtataatttttcttcattcctaGATGCCTCTTTCCATCTTCCTAAATTATATAGTATTTGAAAAAGCAATGGAACAAGAAGGAGGTGAATTGTGACCCAGTTAAACTAATGTCCGTTGCAATACCTGAATTGAGAAAGGGCAGTATATGGCCCAGATACTGAGTACAGGATTGGGAATGAATCTTTCTGGCTTTGTTTCTACCCTTGTTCAACCTCAGTTGGTTTCATTAATCATATTATGTTTGCATGTTatggaaaatacagaatatttaacttttaaaatgatttttattgggTTGGTCAACTAATTTGGGAAGAACTTGGTGATAATGAGGCTTAAATAATGAGAACCATTTACTTTAGGATCCCTTAACTTTACTGTCAGATGGCTATACCCACAACTGAGTATAATCTCTATCATTGTTAAAGTATATAAAAAGCTGTTTCAAAAGATGAGAGCTAATTAACGAGGATGTACCGagtggaaaaataatattttactttatgaAAGTTGTTATGGATTGCTTTGAACAGAAACCTATGACGTTTTGAAGACAATTAGCTTTTAATTACTTCTCCAGTCTCGTACTTGTGTTCACAAGTGTTTAGTGAAAACAGCAAGTACGCTTTTAAACAAAAACTTAAGTATGGAAGTAGTAtgttatattcattcttttctgcTACTAAAATGCCAGCTTagaaactggcaaaaaaaaaaattggtattttatatatatatatatatatatatatatttcttttttctcccctatagtttccctgaaatctgtattTTATATCTGTCTTTTATAGGGAGATAAAAAATTAAGATGTGATTCTGCTGATCTTCGGCATGACATAGATCGtcggagaaaagaaagaagtaaagaacGGGGGGATTCCAAGGGCTCCAGGGAATCCAGTGGAtcaagaaagcaggaaaaaactCCAAAAGATTACAAGGAATACAAATCTTACAAAGATGACAGGTAATTGTTAAAACTGTCGGAGTTAGGTTTTAGCTTCTAATTAGCCTTTAATAATTGTCAGCTTAATTGCTTTCAATTTTGACTGTGTAATCGAATGTTtaaatttaaacaattaaaattatttgttttacagCAAAAATGTATTTGTCTTTTACACGGCTTATGGTGGATGAGGACAAAAACTTTGGAATAGCAagctaacactgaaaaaaaaatgacaaattaatGTGTCCTATTATCCAGGCTACATCAGGAGGTTGGACTTCAATGCAGTGCATTTCTAGAAACAGTTTGTGTAAGAACTTTGGTTCGTTATGCTTGATTCCGCACTTTTTCAACTCATAACACCCAGAGTACAAGAATTTTAAACTGATGTCTAGTGGTTTAACATGGGAGAGATGGGGGGGAGGAAGGACTAGTTTTTTTTGAAATAGCAATGTGTATTAGGCTTTCAAAGTAATGTTTCCATGGATACTGTTAGAAGTGGTAAGAGTTATCGCAGGTATGACCTTTGTGGGTATTGCAGTAGAATCATGTATTGATCATGATAGAGTCAAGTAAATAATAGGAATGCTAAATATCATAGATAATCGTTTTTCTTGCTGTTCATTAGGTGAATGGTGGTAATTTTACTCGTGTTTTCTTAATTtatgattaattttaatttactggTATTTATAATGTCATATGCTTTTTATTTCAATAACGGAGTTATGGCCCAAACCTATCAACTGTTTTTACCCAGGGTTGTACAAACTGCAGTCATTTTGAAACA is a genomic window of Muntiacus reevesi chromosome 3, mMunRee1.1, whole genome shotgun sequence containing:
- the BCLAF1 gene encoding bcl-2-associated transcription factor 1 isoform X1, with the translated sequence MGRSNSRSHSSRSKSRSQSSSRSRSRSHSRKKRYSSRSRSRTYSRSRSRDRIYSRDYRRDYRNNRGMRRPYGYRGRGRGYYQGGGGRYHRGGYRPVWNRRHSRSPRRGRSRSRSPKRRSVSSQRSRSRSRRSYRSSRSPRSSSSRSSSPYSKSPVSKRRGSQEKQTKKAEGEPQEESPLKNKSQEEPKDTFEHDPSESIDEFNKSSATSGDIWPGLSAYDNSPRSPHSPSPIATPPSQSSSCSDAPMLSTVHSAKNTPSQHSHSIQHSPERSGSGSVGNGSSRYSPSQNSPIHHIPSRRSPAKTITPQNAPRDEARGRSSFYPDGGDQETAKTGKFLKRFTDEESRVFLLDRGNTRDKEASKEKGSEKGRAEGEWEDQEVLDYFSDKESGKQKFNDSEGDDTEETEDYRQFRKSVLADQGKNFATTSHRNTEEEGPKYKSKVSLKGNRESDGFREEKNYKLKETGYVVERPSTAKDKHKEDDKNSERITVKKETQSPEQVKSEKLKDLFDYSPPLHKNLDAREKSTFREESPLRIKMIASDSHRPEVKLKMAPVPLDDSNRPASLTKDRLLASTLVHSVKKEQEFRSIFDHIKLPQASKSTSESFIQHIVSLVHHVKEQYFKSSSMTLNERFTSYQKATEEHSARQKSPEIHRRIDISPSALRKHTRLAGEERVFKEENQKGDKKLRCDSADLRHDIDRRRKERSKERGDSKGSRESSGSRKQEKTPKDYKEYKSYKDDSKHKSREQDHSRSSSSSASPSSPSSREEKESKKEREEEFKTHHELKEYSGFAGVSRPRGTFFRIRGRGRARGVFAGTNTGPNNSNTTFQKRPKEEEWDPEYTPKSKKYFLHDDRDDGVDYWAKRGRGRGTFQRGRGRFNFKKSGSSPKWTHDKYQGDGIVEDEEETMENNEEKKDRRKEEKE
- the BCLAF1 gene encoding bcl-2-associated transcription factor 1 isoform X2 — translated: MGRSNSRSHSSRSKSRSQSSSRSRSRSHSRKKRYRSRSRTYSRSRSRDRIYSRDYRRDYRNNRGMRRPYGYRGRGRGYYQGGGGRYHRGGYRPVWNRRHSRSPRRGRSRSRSPKRRSVSSQRSRSRSRRSYRSSRSPRSSSSRSSSPYSKSPVSKRRGSQEKQTKKAEGEPQEESPLKNKSQEEPKDTFEHDPSESIDEFNKSSATSGDIWPGLSAYDNSPRSPHSPSPIATPPSQSSSCSDAPMLSTVHSAKNTPSQHSHSIQHSPERSGSGSVGNGSSRYSPSQNSPIHHIPSRRSPAKTITPQNAPRDEARGRSSFYPDGGDQETAKTGKFLKRFTDEESRVFLLDRGNTRDKEASKEKGSEKGRAEGEWEDQEVLDYFSDKESGKQKFNDSEGDDTEETEDYRQFRKSVLADQGKNFATTSHRNTEEEGPKYKSKVSLKGNRESDGFREEKNYKLKETGYVVERPSTAKDKHKEDDKNSERITVKKETQSPEQVKSEKLKDLFDYSPPLHKNLDAREKSTFREESPLRIKMIASDSHRPEVKLKMAPVPLDDSNRPASLTKDRLLASTLVHSVKKEQEFRSIFDHIKLPQASKSTSESFIQHIVSLVHHVKEQYFKSSSMTLNERFTSYQKATEEHSARQKSPEIHRRIDISPSALRKHTRLAGEERVFKEENQKGDKKLRCDSADLRHDIDRRRKERSKERGDSKGSRESSGSRKQEKTPKDYKEYKSYKDDSKHKSREQDHSRSSSSSASPSSPSSREEKESKKEREEEFKTHHELKEYSGFAGVSRPRGTFFRIRGRGRARGVFAGTNTGPNNSNTTFQKRPKEEEWDPEYTPKSKKYFLHDDRDDGVDYWAKRGRGRGTFQRGRGRFNFKKSGSSPKWTHDKYQGDGIVEDEEETMENNEEKKDRRKEEKE
- the BCLAF1 gene encoding bcl-2-associated transcription factor 1 isoform X3 — translated: MGRSNSRSHSSRSKSRSQSSSRSRSRSHSRKKRYSSRSRSRTYSRSRSRDRIYSRDYRRDYRNNRGMRRPYGYRGRGRGYYQGGGGRYHRGGYRPVWNRRHSRSPRRGRSRSRSPKRRSVSSQRSRSRSRRSYRSSRSPRSSSSRSSSPYSKSPVSKRRGSQEKQTKKAEGEPQEESPLKNKSQEEPKDTFEHDPSESIDEFNKSSATSGDIWPGLSAYDNSPRSPHSPSPIATPPSQSSSCSDAPMLSTVHSAKNTPSQHSHSIQHSPERSGSGSVGNGSSRYSPSQNSPIHHIPSRRSPAKTITPQNAPRDEARGRSSFYPDGGDQETAKTGKFLKRFTDEESRVFLLDRGNTRDKEASKEKGSEKGRAEGEWEDQEVLDYFSDKESGKQKFNDSEGDDTEETEDYRQFRKSVLADQGKNFATTSHRNTEEEGPKYKSKVSLKGNRESDGFREEKNYKLKETGYVVERPSTAKDKHKEDDKNSERITVKKETQSPEQVKSEKLKDLFDYSPPLHKNLDAREKSTFREESPLRIKMIASDSHRPEVKLKMAPVPLDDSNRPASLTKDRLLASTLVHSVKKEQEFRSIFDHIKLPQASKSTSESFIQHIVSLVHHVKEQYFKSSSMTLNERFTSYQKATEEHSARQKSPEIHRRIDISPSALRKHTRLAGEERVFKEENQKGDKKLRCDSADLRHDIDRRRKERSKERGDSKGSRESSGSRKQEKTPKDYKEYKSYKDDSKHKSREQDHSRSSSSSASPSSPSSREEKESKKEREEEFKTHHELKEYSGFAGVSRPRGTFHDDRDDGVDYWAKRGRGRGTFQRGRGRFNFKKSGSSPKWTHDKYQGDGIVEDEEETMENNEEKKDRRKEEKE
- the BCLAF1 gene encoding bcl-2-associated transcription factor 1 isoform X4, producing the protein MGRSNSRSHSSRSKSRSQSSSRSRSRSHSRKKRYRSRSRTYSRSRSRDRIYSRDYRRDYRNNRGMRRPYGYRGRGRGYYQGGGGRYHRGGYRPVWNRRHSRSPRRGRSRSRSPKRRSVSSQRSRSRSRRSYRSSRSPRSSSSRSSSPYSKSPVSKRRGSQEKQTKKAEGEPQEESPLKNKSQEEPKDTFEHDPSESIDEFNKSSATSGDIWPGLSAYDNSPRSPHSPSPIATPPSQSSSCSDAPMLSTVHSAKNTPSQHSHSIQHSPERSGSGSVGNGSSRYSPSQNSPIHHIPSRRSPAKTITPQNAPRDEARGRSSFYPDGGDQETAKTGKFLKRFTDEESRVFLLDRGNTRDKEASKEKGSEKGRAEGEWEDQEVLDYFSDKESGKQKFNDSEGDDTEETEDYRQFRKSVLADQGKNFATTSHRNTEEEGPKYKSKVSLKGNRESDGFREEKNYKLKETGYVVERPSTAKDKHKEDDKNSERITVKKETQSPEQVKSEKLKDLFDYSPPLHKNLDAREKSTFREESPLRIKMIASDSHRPEVKLKMAPVPLDDSNRPASLTKDRLLASTLVHSVKKEQEFRSIFDHIKLPQASKSTSESFIQHIVSLVHHVKEQYFKSSSMTLNERFTSYQKATEEHSARQKSPEIHRRIDISPSALRKHTRLAGEERVFKEENQKGDKKLRCDSADLRHDIDRRRKERSKERGDSKGSRESSGSRKQEKTPKDYKEYKSYKDDSKHKSREQDHSRSSSSSASPSSPSSREEKESKKEREEEFKTHHELKEYSGFAGVSRPRGTFHDDRDDGVDYWAKRGRGRGTFQRGRGRFNFKKSGSSPKWTHDKYQGDGIVEDEEETMENNEEKKDRRKEEKE